A window of Dermacentor andersoni chromosome 4, qqDerAnde1_hic_scaffold, whole genome shotgun sequence genomic DNA:
TATAAGAAACTGAAGTTATGCCGTTAGCGTCTGGCGTCTTGAACGACAGTGAAACCCCACGCGGTACGCGCTTGATACACGTGAAGAACGTGTCAAAACGATGCACAAACGCCGTCAAGTCCCTTCATTGCTGCCGATATGCCGGTCTTGAGGActccgctttttctttttctccggcAGGGCACCACCGGATTCAGCCTGGGCATTATCCTCTTCGTGGCACTGGTCGTGACCCTACTGTCCGCGGCGGTAAGCTTCTACGTTTTCGGCCAGGGCAAGAAATCGGTGGCGCAGACTGCCCCCTTGCGCGACTCCACCTTGCGCGACTCCAACTATTTGACACCGGCGCCGCCCCCAGCGGTGCACTACACGAACGCGACGCAGCAGACGGCTGGGCCCGACGCGCGCACCCTGGACGTCGACGCGGAAACGAGCGCCGACGAGGAGCCGTCCACGGACACCGCGTGACGCGTTGGCTGTGGCCCGACGCGAGGGGCATCAGCCCTTTCGTTGTTCTTCTTTCGATTCTGTCTGCTCGACTGAAGGAATATCAGTAATAAATGGCATCGGTGTTGAAACACGCGTCTTGTGCGCTCAAGATAAAATGCTCGCAGCGTATCGTTTCAAACTTCTCTCATGGCGCACAATTTACGAATTCACAACACGTTTCGCTTGCTTATGTTTCTCGATTTCTTGGTGTATTATGGCAGACTCGGCAGGTTCTTACCCACGCACCAGTTGGGCTTGCAGCGATGCGGAGTCCTCTCGTCATTGGGGACCCGTTTAATACCTTATCATAGCCCAGAGCGTACAGATTGGATGTTTAAGGCAGTACTTTCTTGAACCGTAATTGCTCTAGATTGTTTTATTTCCATAGTATTCTTAAATGGATCAGATTGCGTTATGATGTCCTTGTAATGTGCTTTTTGATTTATTCGTGagccctgtgattttgttaataaGCATTCATTACACGTAAACTCTTTCATTCAGTTTTTGTTCCATTAGTTACATTTGGATGTAACTTAGTTATAAGATTGTAGCATGTCATAATGCTTAATTCTCACAGACTTCCACCATCCCCTTGTTCGTGCGCCGCCTCCTCATCACTCCGACCCACCCCCCACCCTCCGGATTGCAAGGACTCTCCGGGCTATTGTTATTTAAATGTAAATACATACACGGTGCAGAGTACATTCGTTGGTCGGCAGAATAAATTGAACTCACTCGGACTCActcgcaaaatatatatatatttttttttgcttaggaaCCTCGAGGATTCGGGCTCACCAATATTCTAGTCAGCCAGGCTCATTCGGAATTATACTCAGCGAAATTCTACTTAGCCTGCGTCACTTGGACTCAGACTCACTAACAGCCTTGCTCACTCTGACTTAGACACCAGAATAATACTGATCCGGGCTGATCCGGACTCAGACTCACCAACATTCCACTCAGCCTCAGACTCACCTATTCCACTCAACTTACACTCATCGAAATTCCACTCAGCCACACTTACTCAGATTCAGACTCATGAGTTGCTACGAGTCTGGGTGATTCagagtgagtgcgagtgagtcgACTCACGAGTGAGTTTGCCGACCTGTGGTTATACCACACGCTTAAGCACAAATTAGGTTAGGGCGACTATTCGAAGTTTCCAGCGCTAATGAGATATTGAGCCCCAACTGTtcttattcgtattcgaaattgaACTATTTGGCATTTTCGGGTAATCAGGTTGACCCAATATTTCTTAACAGCCTACTGAGACACAAGTATGGTTACTTCTCTTCGTccgctaaacaaagtatcgcgAATTATCCGAAGTGAAACAAAGGCAAAAGTTTCTGAGTGATTCAATCTCTCTGTTCGGTTTTGTGGCAGAAGCCACCATGAAAACCCACGATTTTGCCCGTAGTCTATCATGTTGTGTTTCTGGCAATCTAGAcatgtagctttctttttttttttttttccacgctaCAACTATAGTGACGTTTTCCTTGAAAGGGACGTTTTTTTACATGTGTCTACGGCCCGCAAGTAATTCAgcagcacttctttttctttctctacaaCTTCCCATATTTTTTCAGACGTTATTTATCTGGAGTTTTCGGAAAGCTGGTAGCTTTTCAATCTTAGAGAGCTTGTTTACAACCAGGCTCTAAAGATAAGCAGCTATTCATGTAACTTTTGTCACATGGCAATCCCTTATTTcgtatttattgtttattttttacttGTTTGTCTCAGCGCGCTGTCTTGTCAAACAACACAAAATTATGGGAAGAGCCTTAACCGCAAATAACCAAGCTACACAGCCAGAAATTAAAAAGCATTACCCACGACCGAGGTATCGTGTTAACCCTACATTCCTAGTGTATCCCACAAACCGAAGAGGGCCGCTAGCAAGGACAATGTTTAGGCAGCATTTTTTTCTGCCCTTTAGAATCTAATTACAATGTATATGCAGGTGAACTGGGAAAAATCCAAAATATCATTAACAAATCATTCTGGCCAGAATATGTGCGCTAGTTCGTTGAACACGAAAAAAAGATGTGCTGTATGTTATCTGTATGCTTATGTGAATATTCAATATTTTGGAATATTCAATCGAATATTACGCTTTTCGATATTCGCTTCAGCTCGAATTTCAGTAGTACAAGAGCTTTTGAAGTATTCGAACGGAACGAACATACCTTTTCTCCCGCCTATAAGGTGCGCCCTCAATTACACCACcttgaaaaggaaagaaagaagaaaaatcggCCAGTATAAGAGACGAAGACAACTGCGTTACAACGCCCAGTGCACTCATCTACCCCGTCGTAAATTCGGGCACCCGCTCTGTTTTCCACCTCTTCGATGACGCGGATGGCCGAAAACTTTGCCCTAAATATGTTTTCATGGCAGCGCAGACCGCACTGCTGTGAAACCACACTACGAGGCGAAATTGACATTGCCGTGAAGTCACACCTCGAGTCGGAAATTCGCCTATACATACCCGCACCCCCGTTTTACTGTTCGTTTGTTTCTTTGAATTTATTATGCCTGTTATAAGCTCCCAAACACGGTAAAGTTAGAGCATGTGTAATCGACACTTTGGTTTTGGTGATCAAGTTGCATCGCTCAACTCGTACTCGAGACAAAGCAAAGACGAACTTGTTTATGGTGGCATACTGATTTCCGCAGCTGCTCGATCACTCGGGCATATTCTGTGAATATATTTGCGTTGACGTGGCACTAAACCGTAACTTTGGTGGTGGACACCCAGCGAAACTGCGCTGTGTAAGCCGACAGCCAAGGCAACTGGCTGACAGCAAACCGTCGCGGTAAGTCTGCCGCTGATTAGGCTCCAGATCACGCGTCGGGGCCAGTCTCACTACCGCAAACGCGGAAGGGGTTCAAGCTCGCGTGTAGACTGAGAGCATCAAGCTGAATTTCCACAACGCAGCGTAAACTGCCGGCGTTGCGCAGCGAAGGTATCACTTCGCAGCGTCCCGGCGACGCATGCCAGGATAACGTGAAACGCTGGCGCGGCCTCAGCCACCGCAAAATTTTAGGTAGGCTGAAGCACAGTAGAGGCGTGATTAGAAAACTTAGTGTGTATAACCAGCTACACCCAGTCGGAGCCCTTTTTGTAGCGCTAGTCAGTACTGGTGTGGTACGAAATTATACCGAAAAGCATATTGgtgcaaaaaagaagagaagataTTTATACGACCGTATCCGTCACAGGTATAGACAGTGGTACATGGTGGATAGGTAAATCTTgagaaaggaaaaacaaagattaAGGACCTACATACAAAAAGaactagaatgaaaagcatgtgtaCCACACCTGATTAACTAAACAAGGCTGGGTGTCCACTTGTctccgccccgtttcaaaggcgatTTCatgcattatcatcatcatcatcgaaagGAAAATTGCTGTTTATTCGTCGGCGCTTCACTATTCGATATTCTGTAtatactattcgtattcgattggTGTTCGGAAGTGTTTATGTTCACCCCCTTCTACAATAAACGCATTTCACGTCTTTAAATCCTGGTACAGTGTTTCAGTAGCTCATAAGGCACTGGTTAAatgtactttcttttctttttcgcctcaCAGATCCTTAATCTTTGCTTTTCCTTTCTCGAAAATTCCCTATCCATCATGTACCACTATCTATACCTGTAACGGATACGGTCGTATCAAtatcttcccttctttttttccaccAGTGTGCTTTTCGGTATAATTTCGTACCACACCAGTACTGACTAGCGCTAAAAAAAGTGCTCCAACTGGGTGTAGCCGGTTGTACACACTAAGTTTTCTTATCGCGCCTATACTGTGCTTCAGCCTACCAGGTCCCGGGGCCGCTCCAGATCGGGAAGCCACACCTGGGGCCCACAGAACAGGGTCCGGTTCGAGGAGCCAGCCGGTCCTGGGAAACAAGGCGCCACCTGGGCATACAGGGTGCGGAGTGGAGGGAGAACTGGCGAAAAGGTAACGGGGGGTGCGACGCCAGTGCATGGTTCATCTGAAATAGATCAgcttaggaaagaaaatgccgagatgcgTAGCATAATTGAGTTAATGCGAGCCGaaatagcagagctcagaaaggctaGTCAAGCTCACCACGTTCCAGTCCCTAGTTCAACCCCCTCAGGGACCCCCTCGGCGACCCCCTCTCCCAAACCCCCTCGGGGACCTCATGCCTTTCCAGCCGCTAGTTCATCCCCCTCGGGGACCGCCTCTCCCCAAACCGCAGACGTTGCCATGGTCGTGGATGCGAGTCACTCGGGCAACCCAGCCAAAAGAAAGGCCGTTCTCAGCATGCCCGAAAATGTACAGGCTAAAGCCAAGTCCGAAGTCACAGAAATGTTTAGTTCCATCTGCTTCGAGATCAAGAAAATCAACGAAcgactatctgcagtggatcagcgactcttggtcgtggatcagaagttagaAGCGCAAAATGTCGGaattcaatgcttagaaaacagaatgttagagatagagtccaaggtgcaggaaatgAACATCAGGACGTCGACCCACGTACGTCCCGTTAACTTGCTGGATGGCGCGTCGGTACCTgcgccgccaccactgcacattcccggaccgattaatagaaccaTCTCCCTCGAGAGcctagtagcaacgccggaaggcgCTCTATACAGAGAGGATGGGGCCACACACCAaatttaggatttggcagtggaactacGGGGGACTCCACCATAAAAAatgcaccctgcagcagtttgttcgcactcacaaagaaaagccacatgttatattattgcaagaagcgatgactgatcaggtttcactccagtgatacaaagctcttgctctccgtggggacggcagaggaatctgcacattagtcaacagcaagttcactttcgtcgcacactatctaggggtccggcctagcaagacggagacctccctagtagaagtcatcccaagtcaatccaacatctccagcatttttatacttaacgtatatagcagcccgagcgatcacagacaacgtttcaaaaccatcataactagggcaacgaaactcgccatAAGCTCTCCACTGGTTGTGGCCTGCGATTTCAACTccccctttcacgcgtggaactacacgcacgacacggtcaagggcagaagcctgtggcaggaggcgggagatgcgggactctctctattgacggacccagcctttcccaccagacggggcacctcctcgaccagggactctgtcccggatctcgcctttgttaaaaacgctgtctcagccatgtggtcgaatctgctcatagacctcggtagtgatcactacatcacggtcaccagcttacaagtggagcagaaaagaaagaaggcgttatcggtgcctgactgggacaaattccgtgaggttcgcaaggcccgcgccgcccgtggagaaaagccggagagtctcgtccagtggtgcgcactaattctgcaagatgtctgctccaccaccaaaaccatagagacggatctacagacagacaaaatggatagcaggctagcacaccttctcgaggctaagcaatcacttctcgagaggtggaaaagccaacgcttgaatcgcaagctcagaaaagagatagccgagatcaacaagcagatcgacgagcactgcccagccctgtctaggcagcaatgggacgaaatttgcaattcaatcgacgggcagctgcgcacgggagggaagtggaatcttctcaaacacttgctcgacgactccggcaccaagtcaaaccagagaactgtcctcgctaaagcgctccacgaagccaagaagtcgtcttcggaaaaggacatgctggagatgttggctaagaagtacctgtCGCTCAAGACTGTGTccgatgaggcggcatacccagtatacaaagggaagccgaactccgcgctggacgagcctttcaaaatcagtgaaatccgccgcgccctacacgacctcaatggtaggcCAGCaaccggcccggatcacattaacaacaaggctctcagaaacctagaggacccatcgatcgagtttcttacggatgagataaatcggatttgggagcagggaattgtacctgaagaatggaagttggcgaaggtcatactaatcccaaagcccggtaaaccgccgagcctggacaacctccgcccgatctcactgacgtcatgtgtagggaaggtggccgagcacgccatccataacagaattgccgagtatatcgagaccaacgaccttttccctcacaacatgataggtttcaggccaggcctctccacccaggacgccatgaagcttatcaagatccaaatcctgaaacgctgcactcgggacacgagagccattcttggtttggacctggagaaggcctttgataacatccgtcacgagtttgttctcgacgccatctccaagctcgacctgggctcgtccttccatgccttcgtcaggtctttcttgagcaaacgatgcgccatcctcaaggctggagatttggaatcggagaaaatggagctgagcagaagaggcaccccgcaggggtcagtcatctcaccactcctcttcaacatcgcaatggtcgacctctcaaggtatctaggccaggtccaaggcatcggtcacacgatctacgcggacgacatcactgtctggtgcgcgggtggcagtgacggacaagtcgacgccgctctccaggaagctgtcgacactacagagcgctttctaaccgacacgggactccggtgctccccaaagaaatcggagctctttctctacagcccaagtagaaagggccgcaagccacagaactggaaaccccccactgaaattgacattaatctctacaccaattgcggagatcccattcccaaagtcgcgtccattcgaatcttgtgaatgacactcgaaggggcgggcacgaatagcatcaccattcacaaactagcaaaaaagacggatagcgtcatcggtctaatcaggcgggtagctaacagaaggagaggcctgagcgaagagaatctgttaaggctagtccacgctttcttgttgtgccattttacgtacgtagcggccatgcacgtctggaagagagCCGAGCGaaacaagctaaatgccatgataaggagggggatcaagagcgcgctcggagtaccaaactacac
This region includes:
- the LOC129386465 gene encoding uncharacterized protein; amino-acid sequence: MASAAATDRSVVAPPPRPSPHPPPNSAAVPTGAPPVVPAYVPPAEDYEDDEDEVEEVMKPNRASAKGTTGFSLGIILFVALVVTLLSAAVSFYVFGQGKKSVAQTAPLRDSTLRDSNYLTPAPPPAVHYTNATQQTAGPDARTLDVDAETSADEEPSTDTA